A single region of the Gorilla gorilla gorilla isolate KB3781 chromosome 1, NHGRI_mGorGor1-v2.1_pri, whole genome shotgun sequence genome encodes:
- the ASCL5 gene encoding achaete-scute homolog 5 — protein MNNNFCRALVDRRPLGPPSCMQLGVVPPPRQAPLPPAEPLGNVPFLLYPGPAEPPYYDAYAGVFPYVPFPGAFGVYEYPFEPAFIQKRNERERQRVKCVNEGYARLRGHLPGALAEKRLSKVETLRAAIRYIKYLQELLSSAPDGSTPPASRGLPGTGPCPAPPAAPRPDRPGDGEARAPSSMVPESSESSCFSPSPFLESEESCH, from the coding sequence ATGAACAATAACTTCTGCCGGGCTCTGGTGGACCGGAGGCCTCTGGGGCCCCCCAGCTGCATGCAGCTGGGCGTCGTGCCCCCTCCCCGGCAGGCGCCCCTGCCCCCCGCCGAGCCCCTGGGCAACGTGCCCTTCCTGCTGTACCCGGGCCCAGCAGAGCCGCCCTACTACGACGCCTATGCGGGGGTGTTCCCCTACGTGCCCTTCCCCGGCGCCTTCGGGGTCTACGAATACCCCTTCGAGCCAGCCTTCATCCAGAAGCGCAACGAGCGCGAGAGGCAGCGAGTCAAGTGCGTCAACGAGGGCTACGCGCGCCTCCGCGGCCACCTCCCCGGCGCCCTGGCTGAGAAGCGACTCAGCAAGGTGGAGACGCTGCGCGCCGCCATCCGCTACATAAAGTACCTGCAAGAGCTGCTGAGCTCGGCCCCCGACGGCTCGACGCCCCCCGCTTCCCGCGGCCTCCCGGGCACCGGGCCCTGCCCCGCGCCGCCCGCCGCCCCCCGTCCCGACCGCCCTGGCGACGGCGAGGCCCGGGCGCCCTCCTCCATGGTGCCGGAGTCATCCGAGTCCTCCTGCTTCTCCCCGTCGCCTTTCTTGGAGTCGGAGGAATCCTGCCATTGA